The following are from one region of the Nymphaea colorata isolate Beijing-Zhang1983 chromosome 7, ASM883128v2, whole genome shotgun sequence genome:
- the LOC116257543 gene encoding BTB/POZ domain-containing protein At1g03010-like, translating to MGAITVTALKRSPQSGHALKHTSQWLITDVPSDLAVDVGARSFNLHKFPLASQSGRIRKALTQQKEPKVSRIDLSDIPGGADAFELAAKFCYGVSIEITASNVAMLKCAATYLEMTEEIGKDNLDSRTERYITEVVVTNIQNSITVLRQCEYLLPAADDVKLISRCITSIASKACKEELSSGLLKLERNSSIKKMNEKQLTVSTNKSEWWAKGLTGLSISIFQRLLSTLKSKGLKQDTINKIIMHYAHNSLFSIRTSFSSKDRLSEAELQKQKNLFEAIVGLLPAASKTNIIPLGFLSGLLKTCLIVDAISPSRMQLEKRMGMQLHHAVLDDILIPANLDNNKLPRFDTDVAQRIFTIFLNLNEEGKENNRLYDESDSIMDLEHSTMTKVSRLMDDYLTEVAGDPSLSCSKFLALVELLPSHARTLHDGLYRAIDIFLKVHHSIKESERYRLSKIIDCKKLSREASTHAAQNERLPMQMAIQILHHEQMRLRKSIEEDRDSCIGSSHFERLHISNIIGTSAVNSPRDSYASVRRENRELKLELSRMRARISELERDHISMKNALVRQNPENVFASLTKKFSKLNSLFRAKGRQDNRTSRTLFPF from the exons ATGGGCGCCATCACTGTAACTGCACTAAAGCGATCGCCTCAATCCGGTCATGCGTTGAAACACACAAGCCAGTG GCTCATAACGGATGTTCCAAGTGATCTTGCGGTGGATGTAGGAGCAAGAAGCTTCAATCTACACAAG TTTCCACTTGCATCTCAAAGTGGTCGGATTCGTAAAGCCCTTACCCAGCAAAAGGAACCAAAAGTGTCACGGATAGATCTCTCAGATATCCCTGGTGGAGCAGATGCATTTGAACTAGCAGCAAAATTCTGCTATGGAGTAAGCATAGAGATCACCGCATCTAATGTGGCCATGCTCAAATGTGCAGCGACTTACCTAGAGATGACAGAAGAGATTGGGAAAGATAATCTGGACTCAAGAACTGAGAGGTACATCACGGAGGTTGTGGTCACAAACATACAAAACTCTATCACCGTTCTCCGTCAATGCGAGTATCTGCTACCAGCCGCAGACGACGTTAAACTAATAAGCAGATGCATAACTAGCATTGCTTCAAAAGCATGTAAAGAAGAGCTAAGCTCAGGATTGTTGAAACTGGAAAGAAACAGctcaatcaagaaaatgaacGAGAAGCAGTTGACCGTTTCTACCAACAAATCAGAGTGGTGGGCAAAGGGCCTCACAGGACTTAGCATATCTATCTTTCAAAGACTTCTAAGCACATTGAAGTCTAAAGGGCTAAAGCAAGAtacaatcaacaaaatcataaTGCACTATGCACACAACTCTCTTTTTTCCATCAGAACCTCCTTTAGCAGTAAAGACAGGCTCAGTGAGGCAGAACTACAGAAACAGAAAAACCTGTTTGAAGCCATTGTGGGTTTGCTTCCTGCTGCTTCAAAGACCAACATCATTCCTCTAGGTTTCCTGTCAGGATTGCTAAAGACATGTCTAATAGTGGATGCAATTTCTCCATCTAGGATGCAATTAGAAAAAAGAATGGGGATGCAACTGCACCATGCAGTACTTGATGACATACTCATACCTGCAAATCTTGACAACAATAAGTTGCCACGATTTGACACAGATGTAGCTCAAAGGATCTTCACAATTTTCCTCAATTTGAATGAGGAAGGCAAGGAAAACAACAGACTGTACGATGAATCTGACAGCATCATGGATTTAGAGCACAGCACCATGACGAAAGTATCAAGGCTGATGGATGACTATCTCACAGAGGTCGCAGGAGATCCAAGTCTTTCTTGCTCAAAATTCTTAGCACTAGTTGAACTCCTGCCAAGCCATGCACGAACATTACATGATGGACTCTATCGGGCAATCGACATCTTTCTGAAG GTGCACCATAGCATTAAAGAGTCTGAAAGATACAGACTTTCCAAAATCATAGACTGCAAGAAGTTGTCTCGTGAAGCATCTACCCATGCAGCACAGAATGAACGACTACCAATGCAAATGGCAATTCAAATTCTGCACCATGAGCAAATGAGGTTACGAAAATCAATTGAGGAGGATCGTGATTCATGCATCGGATCAAGTCATTTTGAAAGGCTCCACATATCCAACATTATAGGGACAAGTGCTGTAAACTCTCCAAGAGATAGCTATGCATCCGTAAGAAGAGAAAACAGGGAACTTAAGCTTGAGCTAAGCAGAATGAGGGCACGAATATCAGAGCTGGAGAGAGACCATATCTCCATGAAAAATGCTCTTGTCCGACAAAACCCAGAAAATGTATTTGCctctttaacaaaaaaatttagtaAGCTAAACAGCCTTTTCCGGGCAAAAGGAAGACAGGATAACAGAACAAGCCGAACGCTTTTCCCATTCTGA